The nucleotide sequence GGGCGCAACCCCCAGCGCCCCCACGAAACTTTGCCCGTTGCCGCGGGCTGACACTTGCTCCTGGAACTTACAAGACGCGAGCGAGAGCGCGACTCTCCGGCCGCGGAGAGGCTATTCTGCCTATTTGGGGAGACACTTCCCTCCGCTGCCCGCGACAGGCTCCTCCGAAAGGCGCTCCTCGCGGCTTTTTGGACGCTGGATTTCCTTCGCATAGTGGAAAACCCGGTAAGCACCCGGATCTATTTGTGTTCTCGTTTATTTTCCCTACCGCCTTAATGCAATGTCGCGACGAGTCGGAGTCGAATGCCCGAATTGGGGTGTCGTCTCAGCCATTCCTGCGCTATTGACACTTTTCTCAGAGTAGTTGTGGTAGCTCGGGGTGGGGTGAGGACGAACCAGAACTAGATGGGGGAGAGCGGCTTGTCAAGATGGGAGGGGAGAAAGCAGAGGGACGACGGGTGCGTTTCTAAAACTCTTTAGAGATTTTTGCTTATGTATACTGACGCTGCCCCCGACCAGCTGGACATTCCTGCTTTATTGCActaattgcttttgcttttttggagggaggggggTTGCTGTGCTTCGCGGTGGGCAGAGAGCCCTGTGCATCCTGAGCTCCTGGGAGTAAGAATTACAAATTGTGTGTGGGAGCCAGAGAGCTCCGCAGCCGCTGACTTTTCCGCGTCTCGGAAAGGGCATTTAAATTTCCGTCTTACCGCATTTCTGACAGCCGGAGACAGACACTGCGGCGCGTCTCGCCCGCCGATCCCCGCGGCGTTTCCCATTCACCCCCTGCTCCTTTTAAGAAGTTGGCATTTGGCTTTTtagaagattaataaaattaggGATCTTGGGCTTCCGAGGGACTGTCTGGGGACCGGGTGTTGGGGAGGCGCAGGGACCAGGGAAAGGGAGGTTGGGCAGGGATGTGTCCGATTCTCCTGGAATCATGGACTTGGGGGAAACGAGGGCGAATCTCCGCACCCATCCTTGGCTCTCCCCGCCGCCGCCCCTGGTGTCCCCGCGCCCCTGAGATGCGGAGGGACGGCAAGGAGCGGGGCTCGGGGCTCTTCCAGAACAGCTGCTACCCTCGGCTGGTGAGGGGAAGACGCCCGGCTCCGGGCGCGGGATCGCAGCAGGGGCTCTGGCGCAGTTGCGTCGCCGTATTGGGTGTTGAAGGGAGGTGCCCCTGTTATTATCTAACACCCCCCTTTTATTTATGGGGGGAAGTGTTAAGGCCGGCGGCTAGGCTCGCCCCACCAGCCGGCGAGAGACACGGAGAAAAGCCGgcggaggaaggaaggggggcgcgctgggggtggggatggacgggcggcggggaggggggttgggaggggcggCGGCGCCCGCGGGGGAAGGAGCGCGGCGAGGGCGCGAGTGGGAACGGGCGCGGCGCGGAGGGGCCCGGCGCGGGAGGGGGCCGCGCGCCGCCGCTCCCGCCGCTCCCGCCGCGCCGCCTCTCGCCTTCTCCTTCAGGTGGCGCAAAACTTTGCTCCTTCGGGTTTCGCAGATTGTGTTCCCCGCTGCCGCCTCCCCCGGCCACTTAAGGAGGCCAAAACCAATTTCGATTGctcggcggcggcggggcggacTCCCGTGCTTGGCGCTCCGGGCACCGGggcggaggtgggtggggggaggggaacgcAAGCTCCGCGGGCGCTCCGCAGCTGGTTCACCAAGTGTGTGTCCCAGCTAGCAGGAGGCCACCTGGAGATGGTGAGAGGGTGCCCTTCCCCGCCACCGGCCCCCTCTGGGGCTAGCGCTCGAAGGGGAGCGCGCGCGGTTCGGCGTTGGGGCGCGCGCTGCGCGGGGCTGCGGCACCCACCCAGACCCTCTTAACTCACGACCGCCCCCCCTTTGTGTGCCCCCCTCAGCAGGCTGCCGCGATGCCCCTCAACGTCAGCTTCGCCAACAGGAACTATGACCTCGACTACGACTCGGTACAGCCTTATTTCTATTGCGACGAGGAGGAGAACTTctaccagcagcagcagcagagcgAGCTGCAGCCGCCGGCGCCCAGCGAGGATATCTGGAAGAAATTCGAGCTGCTGCCCACCCCGCCGCTGTCCCCGAGCCGCCGCTCGGGGCTCTGCTCGCCCTCCTACGTTGCAGTCGCGTCCTTCTCCCCCAGAGGGGACGacgacggcggcggcggcagctTTTCCACGGCCGACCAGTTGGAGATGGTGACCGAGCTGCTGGGAGGGGACATGGTGAACCAGAGCTTCATCTGCGACCCGGACGACGAGACCTTCATCAAAAACATCATCATCCAGGACTGCATGTGGAGCGGCTTCTCGGCCGCCGCCAAGCTCGTCTCCGAGAAGCTGGCCTCCTACCAGGCTGCGCGCAAAGACAGCGGCAGCCGGAGCCCCGCCCGCGGGCCCGGCGGCTGCTCCACCTCCAGCCTGTACCTGCAGGACCTGAGCGCCGCCGCCTCCGAGTGCATCGACCCCTCCGTGGTCTTCCCCTACCCGCTAAACGACAGCAGCTCGCCCAAGCCCTGCGCCTCCCCGGACTCCACCGCCTTCTCCCCGTCCTCGGACTCTCTGCTCTCCTCGGCCGAGTCCTCCCCGCGGGCCAGTCCCGAGCCCCTGGCGCTCCACGAGGAGACACCGCCCACCACCAGCAGCGACTCGGGTAAGCTGTGCCCCTCCCGGCCTGTCACAGGGGGCGACTGGGTCTCTTAATGATTTTCCCGGGGCGGCTTATTCAGCTGGCCACTTCAGTTgacccaacctttttttttttttcttttctcacgtTTGGGAAGGGAAATGTTAGATCTGGAGGCATCTGGGAGCTCACCATACCGGAACACAGGGCTTTAGGGTTCCCTCCCATCCCTTCTAAgactgccctcccccccccccgtagccagccccctcctccctctccctccccttaggaatttcatttgggtttttaaatCTTCTGGCTTATCTTGCAACTCCATCCACTCCCTCTTACTTTTCTTAAGCATTTTAATTGCCCCGAGGTGGGCGGTGAGGGTGTGTGTGAAGGGGGATAAGAGAGGTTTGATCTCTGA is from Zalophus californianus isolate mZalCal1 chromosome 4, mZalCal1.pri.v2, whole genome shotgun sequence and encodes:
- the MYC gene encoding myc proto-oncogene protein isoform X2, whose protein sequence is MQAAAMPLNVSFANRNYDLDYDSVQPYFYCDEEENFYQQQQQSELQPPAPSEDIWKKFELLPTPPLSPSRRSGLCSPSYVAVASFSPRGDDDGGGGSFSTADQLEMVTELLGGDMVNQSFICDPDDETFIKNIIIQDCMWSGFSAAAKLVSEKLASYQAARKDSGSRSPARGPGGCSTSSLYLQDLSAAASECIDPSVVFPYPLNDSSSPKPCASPDSTAFSPSSDSLLSSAESSPRASPEPLALHEETPPTTSSDSEEEQEDEEEIDVVSVEKRQPPAKRSESGSPSAGSHSKPPHSPLVLKRCHVSTHQHNYAAPPSTRKDYPAAKRAKLDSGRVLKQINNRKCVSPRSSDTEENDKRRTHNVLERQRRNELKRSFFALRDQIPELENNEKAPKVVILKKATAYILSVQTEEQKLISEKDLLRKRREQLKHKLEQLRNSGA
- the MYC gene encoding myc proto-oncogene protein isoform X1 is translated as MQAAAMPLNVSFANRNYDLDYDSVQPYFYCDEEENFYQQQQQSELQPPAPSEDIWKKFELLPTPPLSPSRRSGLCSPSYVAVASFSPRGDDDGGGGSFSTADQLEMVTELLGGDMVNQSFICDPDDETFIKNIIIQDCMWSGFSAAAKLVSEKLASYQAARKDSGSRSPARGPGGCSTSSLYLQDLSAAASECIDPSVVFPYPLNDSSSPKPCASPDSTAFSPSSDSLLSSAESSPRASPEPLALHEETPPTTSSDSEEEQEDEEEIDVVSVEKRQPPAKRSESGSPSAGSHSKPPHSPLVLKRCHVSTHQHNYAAPPSTRKDYPAAKRAKLDSGRVLKQINNRKCVSPRSSDTEENDKRRTHNVLERQRRNELKRSFFALRDQIPELENNEKAPKVVILKKATAYILSVQTEEQKLISEKDLLRKRREQLKHKLEQLRNSGA
- the MYC gene encoding myc proto-oncogene protein isoform X3, which encodes MPLNVSFANRNYDLDYDSVQPYFYCDEEENFYQQQQQSELQPPAPSEDIWKKFELLPTPPLSPSRRSGLCSPSYVAVASFSPRGDDDGGGGSFSTADQLEMVTELLGGDMVNQSFICDPDDETFIKNIIIQDCMWSGFSAAAKLVSEKLASYQAARKDSGSRSPARGPGGCSTSSLYLQDLSAAASECIDPSVVFPYPLNDSSSPKPCASPDSTAFSPSSDSLLSSAESSPRASPEPLALHEETPPTTSSDSEEEQEDEEEIDVVSVEKRQPPAKRSESGSPSAGSHSKPPHSPLVLKRCHVSTHQHNYAAPPSTRKDYPAAKRAKLDSGRVLKQINNRKCVSPRSSDTEENDKRRTHNVLERQRRNELKRSFFALRDQIPELENNEKAPKVVILKKATAYILSVQTEEQKLISEKDLLRKRREQLKHKLEQLRNSGA